The Pieris rapae chromosome 1, ilPieRapa1.1, whole genome shotgun sequence genome contains the following window.
TTGTAATTCTTAATACCACCATCGTTAATTCGATCTCGACTCGAGATTCCCTAATACTCACGGCCGGTAGTTGAAGAGTGCGTTGCTGGTCTATGAAATTGATACTCTTTTTACTTGACTTAATTTGTTgagttgaaattatttatataacaaaatatttgtgctATTGCTATCCATAaccaataaacatattttacaatttcaatacTTTTTAGGGTTCTTGATTAAGttggatttaataataagaattatcgtttcattatcaaaatttatgaTAAGCGATTTCAATTACACATTGACTGTTAGTACATACTAGTGTTAGTACATTGTTACTATCGTGTTCATATtgtcatttgttatttattgactTAATAGGAATAGTAGACAAGAACGTGTTGATAtcagtatgtatttatttattagagtaccacatcatatattataatacatttttatagtttaactTATGTACAATCTATCCCGTTGTTTTCGTTAAGTTGTAACAAGTTGTATTCACTTGTAGACATTAAAGTAAATACCACAACGATATCATTACACAACTTGGCAGGTTTTTTcattatagatataataaggAAATACCTAAAACGTTATCCATGTATTCAACGACTGTTAGTTTTCGTACCTATAGTATTCAGAGTGTATGAGTTTTGATATTCGAAGTCAATTTTGTTAATCTTATATAGTAATTGGAAacagttggcctagtggtttccaCGGGCGTCTCATTGTTTGGGTCACAGTTtggatccccggctgtgcaccaataaactttccatgtgcgcatttaacactagTTCAAGTGGACGGTGTGTATAAGGCACAGAAGGATCACTTTgttgtcaattaaaaaaaaacaatgatcaCGAAACCTGTGGCCTAgaactaaaaatatgtagCACTATTAGTAGCATTTAGTTATGGGGCACACATGACATTATGTGCGTAGAAAATAAGGCGACAGCCTGACAAATATCACATTGGGTCAAACATACCGGTTCCCATGCGATGTTCTTCGCTGTACGTAAGTACAACTTTGGCACTCTAAAGGGCTGGTGCGACCGCAGAGCAggtggaaaataataaatggctCAAATATAAGAGTCTTTCCTCAAACTTCGATTTCATTCCCTTTGGGGTAGAGACTCTTGGACTATGGGGTGCAATGCACAGacgctaattaaatatttaagttagcTCCTGGTAGATTGTACCGGTGACTGCAGCTAAGAAAGTCGGTGTTTTACTTgtgccagcattaaaggtactCTGCTATAGGGACGAAACTttctaaatttgtttaaattttctatttattattgtttttactaCGTAGGTTatgataatttgtaaatacagtataaataatatctaaatatataaaacaaagttacaACCACTTACGGTAACTCAAGATCGGCTTGACCGATCTTAGTTATCTCTTTTTTGGTAGGTTTTTGGTAGATCGGAGGAGACTCCGCTCCGAAaagcaaaataagtaataaaatattggataagttatcgaataacaattaattaagtgattatacaaatgtaaatagcatgtggtgccatctTTTGACAAAATTACgcataattttatatcgaTTTCGTTTCAGTTCAAGAAATTCTGATCTTGAGGTGAAATAGGACATGTATAACCAGGATTGAATCTTGATCAAAGACATGTGTCGTCAATAAATGTTGTATATCAGAAATTGCTTTAACATGCAGTATCACAATATTGGCGCTAGAGAGAAGAGGCCTAATGTGTGTAacaagcaataaaacatttctgttaaaaaaatgttgaattgAACCTTAatgaaatcttaaatttagtttaatgacTTATAGGCGGAactaagtatataaaacaaaattgggTCTAaacaaatctctttaaaaatcTCTCGAATATACCCTTCACGAAGCTTGAGTCAGAGAGGTGTTCTTTAAATGACATTAACTATGtgctatttaaatgtaaatatattttagataatagaACGGAAGGTCTCAGATCGACGTATTGTTAAatgataaagaattttttacatattttacacTTTGTACCATTTTATTATCGTGTTCTAAGATTAAAAGGCAGGATGAATAGATAGGTGCACGTTGCAGAGATAAGTAGCGTCGATACATACTCGTCTGTATTGCGGTGATATACTTTTCTTAATGTGACAACATTTTAGactgacgtggaataagtgataccatgatgatcttatgttccaaaataaacgtatttttttataattaaaaattaataatttattggtgACTATCATAGTTCGAGGCTTAGTTACTTAATTCCCATCCTTGAGtccataggttcgatccccggctgtgcatcaaaTGACTTTTAATGTGCGCTCTTAACAGTCGGTCGAACGATGAAGAAAAGCGTCGTAAAGAAACCggtttgccttagacccaaaaagtcgatagTGTGGGTCATAGAAGACTGATcagctacttgcctattagattaaaaaaatgaacatgaaacagatacagatataGGCCccgacctaaagaggttgtaaagcctctgattttttaaaatcatacttGGAATTCTGTACCTCCagtaagaaattataaaatgatttattttattttattatttataatattcataatcttacatagaaagaagttggtgtggtggaaacacagtccaccaggacgtcgaacataaataataatcaacaaaatcgaaagtaaaattatttatttagttaatttcaaGATAGGAGCCTAAtccaaatttatattactgtctatttttttaattacaacaagAAAGAGACcaaatgttaagtgatacagccgccCACATTGCTACAGGTCTCGCAAGTAcgtagccggccttttaagaattggtacactcttttttgaaggaccctaagtcggaaatacttcagtgggcaactggtttcacatagtggtGCATGGCTGCTGCCaagaaacgctcagttgtggaaatTTCAGGGAATTTTCAGGAAATCTATACAAACTTACAGTATCGATTATCAATATCTTATAtctattgtattagttttaaagacgatacaaattactatttcactacataaatttattcacactttattgcacaaaatacaaattacatgaaatgaaaataatcaTTAGGTAGTCGTAGGTAGTTGGTAGTATTTGTAGTAGTAGTATCAACGTTCCCCCTTATGGCTATTAAGCGTTCTCTTCCAGGTGACACTAATAGTTTATGAAATGTTtatggaaattaattaataattaaaaattcgttCTTTCCGTAAAGCGAAGTGccaggagacttctgtgcttgTGGCGGGAGCtaggctggcttagttagccaggacttACGCACAACGGAGCTTAAAGAGTAGGTGCGGAAAATGCGTCCACCTACCTTCAACCGTTTCTGCtctgttcttcaattttttttaatgtttcaagaggcagacgggcaggaggctcacctgatgttaagtgacaccgctgCCCGTGCACtggcagaaggctcgcaagcgcgctgccggcctaaaataattattattttctattagagTTAATTAGACGGACTGTACAATGTTTATACTCAGTTTTATCTAATGTCTGGTCTATTTCAttctctttataaaatattatcatcgAAAAGCCAAGAGCATGAACTAGTCATGACCTTatgcatataaattattacataaattagtttacatatatatacggcttaagtatttacaatacacTTCAGATTCACCTAAATACATGCCACACATAAAGGGTTTGTATTTTTCGAAATTTCGACTTATTCATgtcaatttgttaaaattattaaggtaCAAGTCTCATAAACTATTAGATTGAGTTTGATGTAAACTATTCCTAAAGTggaatttaaatctaaaaaagatAATCTAAATCAGATGCTAAATTTAGCGCACACGACACCGTCATACCGAATATTACAATTGGTTTGTGACTATAACTAGCATATTATCTGAGAACTTTTGTTAGAATTGTCCACCAATATCACAAACATAAACGTCAAACATACTTCCATTTCTTTAAATCATCTGCTATCTCGACGATACGACCCTACTCCCTACGACGAAAGACATGTCAAAAttctcatttttttaattattagcatTATGCGGCGCTAATGATGTGGCAATTTGTTTGTTGTCCTTGGTTAAGGCTAAGGTTGAAGCCGGTGTTAAAGATTTTAGATTCTGGTCAGACAACTAAATGCCATAATCACAATCgtattgtatttatgtacTTGTTTGAAAGCAACAAATTAAAGATAGACTTGTGCCTTTGAAAAAGGTCATTCTCCAAAGGAGGCAAATAGTTCATGCGTTTATAGAAAGAACAGTAAGAAACTAAATCATGTATGTACCTGATGAATGGTATACGATGCATCGTTACGCTAAACAGGATGTCCCACCCTATACAGTCGTGGAAgtggattttttatttcaaagaatatatatactaaatactggctaaaatatacgaaatctatgtaaattatttggaacggaaacaaaagttaaaattCAAGTGCACAATTCCTTACATTTTcgaatctaaatatataatctgttttTGAAGATAGCTCTAGAAAACTGATCTGTGACTACAATTTGAAATACgcaaaaacaagaaaaaagaCAGTACAAGAGATACAAATACCCTATTGCAATAACTGTATCAAAGTACAAGGACTTGATTACTTTGTGTGACACTGATAATTCCACACATGAATcacgaattttataaaaacatcttaCTAAGAAAGTGATGAAGTTATACCAAGGTGATAACGAAGATGATTAATTAGATAACTTAGAAACTAATTCATTTATGTTTTTGCTACTatgttgaaaaaatattaataaacaatttataaattatataatcataCTAATCAGTCTGAAAGAAGCTGTAATGATAATTGTATTAGTTACAGCttctaataattaacaataacctattataatatttataatagtttattgtTAATCTCTTTTTAGAATTGAAGCATTAAATGCGtcgttattttatactttaagaTCCtgtctgttttaaaaaaatagataagatgataattgaaaaataagaatattctaTTTAGCAAAAAATAGCATATgcttattttatgttttactttattaataaaaatcatgctgattattatttatattttattttattttaattacatatcattatttacattCCCCTAAGGCatgtatactttaataaaacccTATAAAGAGATATGTCtagaaaagtatattttttattgtaaagggTAAGACTATTCAAGTCATACCAcctttcattataataatataagtatacgttttaaaataaattaaataaaaaactatttggtATTATTCATTTGATATCTCCTAAGTATAAACCGTTAACTTAGACTTGACCGACAaggttatataaaatgtataatgtataaacaGTCATCTAtcgagttttaaaaaatatgtttaaatatacaaatggtTACTATAATCATAAGCTTCAAATATCTTATAATTCAtttgagaatttttttaaatgaatagatACATTTCTAGAGAGATTCAAACATTCATGACGCTCTCCTGAAAACTTCTATTTTTGACATGTCGCTTTACATAGACCGGCGATCTATTTTTTGTACAACCAAAAAACTTTTCTTATCTATGGTCGGCCGTCGGTAGAACCAAAAATAACGAAATAGACATAATTtcccaaaaataaattatggatataaatattactaatatctCTGGATAATATACAAGAGACATTACAATACCTAGCTAGTTAATGATATAATCGAATGCACACGTAATGGCGAGATTTTAGTTTTGACATTTGAAGTAGgtattttgcaaaaaaacattacgatatatttaaaaataccttgaaaataatatttgttatcgTTTACTCTCTTATTTCTGTGTGTAGGTATCTTAACTATGAAGTTTTATGTCCTGTAGGTCacgcatttatttttacgacCCTGATCGTCCGTCGAAGAAAAACGAATAGTATGCTAATAATAGGGTAATATGATTTTTGGTTTAAGTGTGTACGAcggaatttattaataacaagcAGTCATTTAAATGAAGGATTATTATacatagttaaatttaattaaagcgaagttttattgaattatgttATGAGAATACGTACTAGACGAAGTACGCAAACAGCTGTTACAAACAATGAACGTAATATCAAGAACTAAAATATGATGTATAAaatcctattacataaaagcaattattaattattaaatatgtaattattattaaaaatccatGGAACAATTGCGTGAAAAGATACTTAGTATTTCTAGTTAGATTTCTTTCACCCAAATGTCCTAACCCTAATGTATTGTATAAACGATCCTTATCGTATTTTATCgtgggtattttttttaaagcacaGAATGTCTaagacataaattattagaaaaagtGGTGTAAACATATTTCTGTATGCACCTTGGTCCCGTGAGAAGGATTTCACACTCTTCTGTAACAATTTCTACTTGTAAACAAATGTGAGagtatagttttttaatattaaaaaaaatcaagaaagATGCTATAGAAACAATGAAGTTTAAATAGAGAAAAGTaggattaataaaacataacttcTTTgcacaaatttaatattgaattaacaaatacattttataaaatattgacaacACTTTGTGATGACATATCTTTTTAATGTTAAGAATATGTTCCCTAAttctacaataaatattagtgtAATAGTTTTCCACAAATAAAAtgcgaaaatatatttagtgactatttttaataagttccTTCCCAACctcaaatacatacaaccaCCAACAAccctttaaaatatagattaacaTTACAAACATTCTAATAGAGTGCTATTGATTTGttcctatatttaaaaaaaacataaccaACATATAGCTTTgatatacataaacaatttcgaaataattaagaattgaACATgcataactaaaattaaacactATTTGGCCTTATAAGccttttttgattaaattgatGAATccatttaaatagttttataaatacatacactaGACTTAATAAAGAATACTTTGCACAATAGCCCTtcaataaatatctacaattttctattatatgtaCGCCTTCTTTGGTCATCAATTTTAATGAGGTAGTATGTACCTGGAAAAAGTGTGTCCACTGGACCTGAGGGCTCATAAGGAGCAGTGTGGTAGTTTTCTGTTCTAACTTGCATATAATCTGAGAACTTTTGTGGTTCTACACTCATACGTTTCTCTAATAGTGACACACTTTCATTaacagaattaattaatttctccaACTTTGATCCAGCACTCATGTCAttgcaaatattaattgaatacatAGTTGATGCTAAACCTGACCCGTATGAGAACAATGCAAATTTTTTTCCAATCAATTGTTCTGGAGACTTGCTTACAAGATAGGACACAAGACCTCCATATAAAGATGGAGTGTACATATTACCCACATTTCGAGCTAAATGTAAAGAAGGTTTTGTTTTTGCttcaaataaatctttacTGTAGGTCATAAATGCCTTCTCAACATCTCTATCAAAGTAGGTGTTTTCCCTCTTGAACTCATTGAACTGTGAGAGTCCAGGGAATTTACTTTCCCTTTCTTCATAAGGTGTATTTAGGAAATCATTAAAACTCACTCTAGCCAAAGATTTTTGAACTAATTTACAATATGGTGAGTGAAATAGCATTCCATCCAGACTCAATAAACCTTTAAAGTTAGGATCTATTGCTctcatttttttagaaaataaattatagcaGTTATCTAATGCACTAAGGTAGCACTGAATAGAAAGCTTCCCATCAACATAAGGAAACTCAGATGCAAGATCGGGTTTATAGAAATCATAGGCATGGGTCATGTATGAAGCACGAACACCACAATCAAACACTAAAGGTGCATCAGGAGCTATGAGCATTGCAACCGCTCCAGCTCCTCCAGTAGGTCTAGCTGGGCCTTTACCATAGACAGCAATATCACCTGCAACCACAATAGCTTTCCTTCCATCCCATGAAGATGATTCAACCCAATTAATAGCATTAAATAATGCTGCAGTCCCTCCATAACAGGCATTAGTTGTGTCTATGCCTTCAATATCTGTGGCACCTTCTTTGGCAAACAGGGTcataagaaatgtttttacacttttgcttttatcaataattgtttcagtACCAACCTCAAGCCGTCCAATATCATGAAGATTAATGTTGTTCTTTTCAATAAGTCTATGAAGCACTGTCAGGCAGATGGAGTTAATATCTTCTCTGTCTGTGCAAAATGCCATTTTACTTTGCCCTAAACCAATTGTATATTTGCCAGCAGCAACTTCATCAAATTTTTCCAATTCCACTTGATCAACATATTGGGAGGGAAAGTAAATTTCCATAGCGTGGATACCCACGTTTTCAACTTTGCCTTTGCCCATTGCGATAAGGTTAACTGATGAAGCACTTATATATTGACACaattttcttgaaaataaCTGTAACTTGCGTCGCGGACTACTAACTCACGTCGCGTCTTGATTCAGACTCGCTACGGCAACAGCCAACAACTCGTTCAGTGTCGACGTCAGACGCAACCACTATTGACTATACCGCCGGTATGCGATCATCATACCATTGACCTACTACGAAACCGTTAACCTAACTTTCTTTTACTCTTACGCTGCTGACCGATAACAATGTTAATGTGATGCAAAATGTCCGGTTATATACGTAAATGCTCCATTAAATAACTACgctttaattacattaatgcTTTTGTTTCACAACgtgcaattaaaatttcattcaattcaaatttttaatttctgcaAGTCTaggaacttttaaattttgacgTTTGAACTTTGATTTACGACTTTTGTCACCTTTTTCCGTTTGTCAGTGTCAACGTTTCAAAGGTTATCAAGATAccctatttaaaattttcaagtaGTACAGATTACTTAAGCAATTCCCTCTTccgttcatttaatatttatttccatataTTATCGTCTTTCGGTGTAGACTGTAATGGCTTAAGattgaataatatatcaagtttattttcaaaataatatttacatggGTACTCTTTCCgatattgatttcttattcAAGTATGGATATTATTGACTTAGTCACGACCCATCCTGATCACTGTACAACTTGCCAGCTGGTGGTATGTGAAATGTAtggttaaatttatatgaatcaaGTGTCAAGAGTATTTATCGTATATCGTATCGCGCATCTTCagcatttgaatttagaaaaaaacacgTGAGCCATGTCAGAAGTTTgtcaatgtttaaataatacataggtATTGAAATGAATTTTGTGAGCTGTCGGTGTATCGCATCTTCAGCTATTATAGCCGAAAATGTCAACATATGATCAAAGTTCATGAAATCTAATCAATCGCGATCCCTTGTTTcttactacaaaaaaaaacaattatcaaaACTAATATGAAACGCATATAcaccaaatataatttatgagtatttttccatttattaGTACCTCGATACAAACTCTATTTtgtcatttaatttgattcTTATTCCACGATGGCTCAGGCAGgagatatatatgtaatagtgcatattatttatacagaaaCAGACGCTCTTCCCTAGACTGCAAAGCACGATGGAACGGAAGTGTCCGATAATTGGAGTACAGTTCGGCGAGATCACAGCAATTTGCGCGCCCTTATTTCTTATAAGACAAATCGCAATGGCAATTTCCATACAAAATCTGACAGTATCAGTACCACATCAAAgcgttttaaaaaatgtgattGATGATATTAATAACTACGTACTTCAGCTTTCCTATGATAGACAATGTACTGTTTTAGAACTTTTCAATTTCATACTTTCTAATATGGACTAGAATTATGTGTTTGATCATCATTCTAGTTTGACTGTGCTCATAAAATATCGTATATTACGTTAACTTTCACTATAGCAGTTGTAACGGTCTCTTTAAGGTCAGTATCGCCTATTTAAATTCCACGCGCCACACCACTTGATTTTGACCGACTTCTCGAAGAGTGTGTAACAATTTGACGTGAATAGGGAATTATTAAAAGTCTATGTCGCTAAACTATATAGACTTTTTGTGCTGTAAGAAACACAAACATTTCTATTTGGGTATATGTCGATTACGTCAACaccaataaactttaaaatatcatgtacaattaattactcggaaagattaaatataaatttaatctttattatgtaattaattaccGCCAGTATTTTtgccagttttttttattgacacaGGGATGTCTCAGTGGCGCAGTCGAATTATGTTATCACGTATAGTACCTAAGTACGTTGATTTATTTCCTATAATATTGtcaaaatttctataaattcaTAGCTCTTGTTTACGTAAATCATTCGAAAAAGCTTTTCataaatttgacgattatttaaattcttcggattgatttgctccagtccAAACAATTTGTTTGACTCAAAATTTGGCAATTAAAGTCACGCGAACCTtagacttgcgaactggtagaaaatgtacatttagaatcaatataacacatttttgttaatgtttatgattaagtgtacttggttacatacgtataaatgaataaagttatattgagTTGTATTGCACAATCGTGCAAAATCCATTAAAATAACTCGCAAATGAACacaattatacttaatattaatagcgAAATTAATGACTAGttgcaattaaatttattttatatgtttttgttcgACGAACCGCTGACGAATGCTAACACGTCAAACTCAAACATTCTTTCTAGGCAGGAGGATTTATCAACATTCCAAGAGCAACCCCGAATCAATATTGAGTTTTAGTTCCACTCGATTCC
Protein-coding sequences here:
- the LOC110994444 gene encoding hydroxymethylglutaryl-CoA synthase 1 codes for the protein MGKGKVENVGIHAMEIYFPSQYVDQVELEKFDEVAAGKYTIGLGQSKMAFCTDREDINSICLTVLHRLIEKNNINLHDIGRLEVGTETIIDKSKSVKTFLMTLFAKEGATDIEGIDTTNACYGGTAALFNAINWVESSSWDGRKAIVVAGDIAVYGKGPARPTGGAGAVAMLIAPDAPLVFDCGVRASYMTHAYDFYKPDLASEFPYVDGKLSIQCYLSALDNCYNLFSKKMRAIDPNFKGLLSLDGMLFHSPYCKLVQKSLARVSFNDFLNTPYEERESKFPGLSQFNEFKRENTYFDRDVEKAFMTYSKDLFEAKTKPSLHLARNVGNMYTPSLYGGLVSYLVSKSPEQLIGKKFALFSYGSGLASTMYSINICNDMSAGSKLEKLINSVNESVSLLEKRMSVEPQKFSDYMQVRTENYHTAPYEPSGPVDTLFPGTYYLIKIDDQRRRTYNRKL